A genomic region of Anopheles coustani chromosome 3, idAnoCousDA_361_x.2, whole genome shotgun sequence contains the following coding sequences:
- the LOC131259365 gene encoding plasma membrane calcium-transporting ATPase 2: MATIDGRPAQYQITQKNLREIMEHRGREAVAKVTEYGGVNDICRKLYTSPNEGLSGSQADIDHRRETFGSNVIPPKPPKSFLTLVWEALQDVTLIILEIAAVISLLLSFYQPADEEEPLLVEEEEHYSWIEGLAILVSVFVVVVVTAFNDYSKEKQFRGLQSRIEGEHKFAVIRGGDPVQINIGDIVVGDICQIKYGDLLPADGILIQSNDLKVDESSLTGESDHVKKTESTDPIVLSGTHVMEGSGKMVVTAVGVNSQAGIIFTLLGAAVDEHEAAAKQKKKEAKKAKKTAKDEITNNSHGHPGGLKSQTTVDSITSDDAEEGAKSSGGGGGHGAKEKSVLQAKLTKLAIQIGYAGSTIAVLTVIILIIQFCIQTFVIEQRQWRNSYANNLVKHFIIGVTVLVVAVPEGLPLAVTLSLAYSVKKMMKDNNLVRHLDACETMGNATAICSDKTGTLTTNRMTVVQSYICEKLCMVTPRFSDIPRVVGDALVEGIALNSAYTSGLMPGQNPGDPLQQVGNKTECALLGFVNGLGKNYQTIRDSHPEDSFTRVYTFNSVRKSMSTVVPKQGGGGGYRVFSKGASEIILKKCAFIYGQDGVLEKFTRDMQERLLHQVIEPMACDGLRTICIAYRDFVPGKPAINEVHYDSEPNWDDEENIISNLTCLCVVGIEDPVRPEVPEAIRKCQRAGITVRMVTGDNINTARSIATKCGILRPQDDFLILEGKEFNRRIRDSNGDIQQHLLDKVWPKLRVLARSSPTDKYNLVKGIIDSKISVSREVVAVTGDGTNDGPALKKADVGFAMGIAGTDVAKEASDIILTDDNFSSIVKAVMWGRNVYDSIAKFLQFQLTVNVVAVIVAFIGACAVQDSPLKAVQMLWMNLIMDTLASLALATEMPTPDLLLRKPYGRTKPLISRTMMKNILGQAVYQLFIVFGLLFVGDRLLDIESGRGQPLNSEATQHFTIIFNVFVFMTLFNELNARKIHGQRNIFQGLFTNPIFYSIWIVTLISQVFIIQFGKVAFSTKALNMEQWLWSVFFGLGTLIWAQIVTSIPTRKMPKTMAWGRGHPEAEYTEAIRLGEERYETMDNDKKPRAGQILWIRGLTRLQTQLRVVRAFRSTLEDLEERRSIHSLHSLRSSRSHPGGMSTSGTMTSQGLSNLLYPPGSNIQTGRLIGTNVGDLKYIDEDQRLHNNQHIIGINNKVEYSI; encoded by the coding sequence ATGGCGACCATCGATGGACGACCGGCCCAGTACCAGATCACGCAGAAGAACCTGCGGGAGATCATGGAGCACCGGGGCCGGGAGGCGGTAGCGAAGGTGACCGAGTACGGCGGCGTCAATGACATCTGCCGGAAGCTGTACACCTCGCCGAACGAGGGCCTGAGCGGCTCGCAGGCGGACATCGACCATCGGCGGGAAACGTTCGGCTCGAACGTGATCCCCCCGAAGCCGCCCAAGTCCTTCCTGACGCTGGTGTGGGAGGCGCTGCAGGACGTGACGCTCATTATCCTCGAGATAGCGGCCGTCATCTCCCTACTGCTCTCGTTCTACCAGCCGGCGGACGAGGAGGAGCCCCTGCTggtcgaggaggaggagcacTACTCGTGGATCGAGGGCCTGGCCATCCTGGTGTCGGTGTTCGTGGTGGTCGTGGTGACCGCGTTCAACGACTACTCCAAGGAGAAGCAGTTCCGGGGGCTGCAGTCGCGGATTGAGGGCGAGCACAAGTTCGCCGTCATCCGGGGCGGCGACCCGGTGCAGATTAACATCGGAGACATCGTGGTCGGTGACATCTGCCAGATCAAGTACGGCGATCTGCTGCCGGCGGACGGTATCCTCATCCAGAGCAACGACCTGAAGGTCGACGAGTCGTCGCTGACGGGCGAGTCGGATCACGTGAAGAAGACGGAATCGACCGATCCGATCGTGCTGTCGGGCACGCACGTGATGGAGGGCAGCGGCAAGATGGTGGTGACGGCCGTCGGTGTCAACTCGCAGGCCGGTATCATCTTCACGCTGCTCGGTGCGGCCGTCGACGAGCACGAGGCCGCGGccaagcagaagaagaaggaggcGAAGAAGGCGAAGAAGACGGCGAAGGACGAGATCACGAACAACAGCCACGGGCATCCGGGCGGGCTGAAGAGCCAGACGACGGTGGATTCGATCACATCGGACGACGCGGAGGAGGGCGCCAAGAGCAGTGGCGGCGGCGGGGGCCACGGGGCCAAGGAAAAGTCGGTGCTGCAGGCGAAGCTGACCAAGCTGGCCATTCAGATCGGGTACGCCGGTTCGACGATCGCGGTACTGACGGTGATCATCCTGATCATTCAGTTCTGCATCCAAACGTTCGTGATCGAGCAGCGCCAGTGGCGTAACTCGTACGCCAACAACCTGGTGAAGCACTTCATCATCGGTGTgacggtgctggtggtggcggtaCCGGAAGGGTTGCCACTCGCCGTCACCCTGTCGCTCGCGTACTCGGTGAAGAAAATGATGAAGGACAACAATCTGGTGCGGCATCTGGACGCGTGCGAGACGATGGGCAATGCGACGGCCATCTGCTCGGACAAGACCGGCACACTGACGACGAACCGGATGACGGTGGTGCAGTCGTACATCTGCGAGAAGCTGTGCATGGTGACGCCCCGCTTCTCCGATATTCCGCGCGTGGTAGGGGACGCACTGGTCGAGGGTATTGCGCTGAATTCGGCGTACACGTCGGGTCTGATGCCGGGCCAGAACCCGGGCGACCCGCTGCAGCAGGTGGGCAACAAGACGGAGTGCGCCCTGCTCGGGTTCGTGAACGGGCTGGGCAAGAACTATCAGACGATCCGCGATAGCCACCCGGAGGACTCGTTCACGCGCGTCTACACCTTCAACTCGGTGCGCAAGTCGATGAGCACGGTGGTGCCGAAGCagggcggtggcggtggctaCCGGGTGTTCAGCAAGGGCGCCTCGGAGATCATCCTGAAGAAATGTGCCTTCATCTACGGGCAGGACGGCGTGCTGGAGAAGTTCACGCGCGACATGCAGGAGCGCCTGCTGCATCAGGTGATCGAACCGATGGCGTGCGACGGGCTGCGCACGATCTGCATCGCGTACCGGGACTTCGTGCCCGGCAAGCCGGCCATCAACGAGGTGCACTACGACTCGGAGCCGAACTGGGACGACGAGGAGAACATCATCAGCAATCTGACGTGCCTGTGCGTGGTCGGCATCGAGGATCCGGTCCGGCCGGAGGTCCCGGAGGCCATTCGCAAGTGCCAGCGGGCCGGTATTACCGTGCGCATGGTCACCGGCGACAACATCAACACGGCGCGCTCGATCGCGACCAAGTGCGGCATCCTGCGGCCACAGGACGATTTCCTCATCCTCGAGGGTAAGGAGTTTAACCGGCGCATCCGGGACAGCAACGGTGACATCCAGCAGCACCTGCTGGACAAGGTGTGGCCGAAGCTGCGCGTACTCGCCCGCTCCTCCCCCACGGACAAGTACAACCTGGTGAAGGGCATCATCGATAGTAAGATCTCGGTGAGCCGGGAGGTGGTCGCGGTCACCGGTGACGGCACGAACGATGGTCCGGCGCTCAAGAAGGCGGACGTCGGTTTCGCCATGGGTATCGCCGGTACGGACGTGGCGAAGGAGGCGTCCGACATCATCCTGACGGACGACAACTTCAGCAGCATCGTGAAGGCGGTCATGTGGGGTCGCAACGTGTACGACTCGATCGCCAAATTCCTGCAGTTCCAGCTGACGGTGAACGTGGTGGCGGTCATTGTGGCGTTCATCGGTGCGTGCGCCGTGCAGGACTCGCCGCTCAAGGCGGTGCAGATGCTGTGGATGAACCTGATCATGGACACGCTGGCATCGCTCGCGCTCGCCACCGAAATGCCGACGCCGGACCTGCTGCTGCGCAAGCCGTACGGACGCACCAAGCCGCTCATCTCGCGCACCATGATGAAGAACATCCTCGGCCAGGCGGTTTACCAGCTGTTCATCGTGTTCGGGCTGCTGTTCGTCGGCGACCGGCTGCTGGACATCGAGTCGGGCCGCGGCCAGCCGCTCAACTCCGAGGCGACGCAGCACTTTACCATCATCTTCAACGTGTTCGTCTTCATGACGCTGTTCAACGAGCTGAACGCGCGCAAGATCCACGGCCAGCGGAACATCTTCCAGGGCCTGTTCACCAATCCGATCTTCTACTCGATCTGGATCGTGACGCTCATCTCGCAGGTGTTCATCATCCAGTTCGGCAAGGTCGCGTTCTCGACCAAGGCGCTCAACATGGAGCAGTGGCTGTGGAGCGTCTTCTTCGGGCTCGGCACGCTGATCTGGGCGCAGATCGTAACGAGCATACCGACGCGCAAGATGCCGAAAACGATGGCCTGGGGCCGCGGCCACCCGGAGGCCGAGTACACCGAGGCGATCCGGCTCGGCGAGGAGCGCTACGAAACGATGGACAATGACAAGAAACCCCGTGCAGGTCAGATATTATGGATCCGCGGCCTTACCCGGCTGCAGACCCAGCTTCGTGTTGTACGTGCATTTCGATCCACATTAGAAGATTTAGAGGAACGCCGTTCCATTCATAGCTTACATAGTCTTAGAAGTTCACGCAGTCATCCCGGAGGCATGAGCACGAGTGGTACAATGACTAGTCAAGGTCTCTCAAATCTCTTATATCCACCAGGTTCCAACATCCAAACCGGCCGGCTTATAGGTACTAATGTTGGCGATCTTAAGTATATTGATGAAGATCAAAGACTTCATAATAATCAGCATATTATAGGTATAAACAATAAAGTAGAATACAGTATCTAA
- the LOC131259366 gene encoding probable serine/threonine-protein kinase pXi: MIHVDETDPLGDVPPAFPYREVEIQRGVDPKQLYELSSELGRGKFGVVYKSKEKSTGVRLAAKFIQIQKKGDRRNIEREVHMMNVLQHSKIAQLYAAFEFDRTFCVMMELVEGGELFDRVLDDKFILTERACSIFMRQICDAVAYIHGNNIIHLDMKPENILCLTEAGNRIKIIDFGLAREYDPDNKLQVLFGTPEFVAPEVVNFEAISFATDMWSVGVIAYVLVSGLSPFAGEDDIQTMGNITIGRYDFLDEAFDEVSEEAIDFITRCLVKDQTNRLTAEDALKHKWIKRKPQYYPTNRRPSIPNFKQILLETNNNNTNVTVGEKDNNEIDKENLKDLVGKWNDTPNNRYAFEQDTENIIAPSGESVQLRRPTLPEVSGLANGTSGSRRGSIAREETNDNDEDNDVENEAPNGGGGMAPTKIQHNSYYDGSPKEQHASWEQTASSLQLNDHPTIEAVKLREENVNKCIVTIENANDSYPSTNKQTNAPASERNASFDSCQMSVTPNAARSSFESGVKHEVRCGDHSSSSSSICSSDSKASISSLSDGLTSEQATDTNNQLAFANAPENANGGLEPAASSPAAPCSSLLPCSPTDTKVHVHHRTSLSSGFCLSTDGADGEPTSDTGVPKRDVSSERAQESAAQESVPTSEHRDQVRDDLRKLSDLLKLSLTTTTTAVKDPVTSPVSAASEGDAEASSSASIASSTSTVELDSDLENLKSKVSTMIRTSRAQNKLNELAQRPEFLANDPFKLPTFRFLPKSISLCNDDSVFKENYTKFCDRNNGGSQLTQPTLPEEKPAPKSENAVRKKSSTGGMSMRKKKEPQETSTSTSTVTTTTFSSTSSGKIASTTTTVRKTIVKQQKVLDVEDVNSTEPRKSLAPTKSLDSSASSTTTTTTHAILTPTASIKRTKFRVNQMSSRDVPVAPLNSTVARRYLERSGVLGTSKDQPEAVGKMHLHPSSAAADDSVTANNLRNSALKLRSLSVDWDAVDVAVENRSMKTINSFLKRHAVASSAVRQIQAQLEATITTHK, from the exons ATGATTCACGTCGACGAAACAGACCCTCTCGGTG ATGTGCCGCCAGCGTTCCCGTACCGGGAGGTGGAAATTCAGCGCGGTGTCGACCCGAAACAGTTGTACGAGCTCAGCTCGGAGCTCGGCAG GGGAAAGTTTGGCGTCGTGTACAAGTCCAAGGAAAAGTCGACCGGCGTCCGGCTGGCGGCGAAATTCATCCAGATCCAGAAGAAGGGCGACCGGCGCAACATCGAGCGGGAGGTGCACATGATGAACGTCCTGCAGCACTCGAAGATCGCGCAGCTGTACGCGGCGTTCGAGTTCGATCGGACCTTTTGCGTCATGATGGAGCT CGTCGAGGGCGGCGAGCTGTTCGATCGGGTGCTGGACGACAAGTTCATCCTCACCGAGCGCGCCTGCTCGATCTTCATGCGCCAGATATGCGATGCGGTCGCGTACATCCACGGGAACAACATCATTCACCTGGACATGAAGCCGGAGAACATCCTCTGCCTCACGGAGGCCGGCAATCGGATCAAGATCATTGACTTCGGGCTGGCGCGCGAGTACGACCCGGACAACAAGCTGCAGGTGCTGTTCGGTACGCCCGAGTTCGTCGCGCCCGAGGTGGTCAACTTCGAGGCGATCTCGTTCGCGACCGACATGTGGAGTGTTGGTGTCATTGCCTACGTGCT AGTTTCGGGATTGTCGCCATTTGCCGGCGAAGACGATATTCAGACCATGGGTAACATCACGATCGGACGGTACGATTTTCTCGACGAAGCGTTCGACGAGGTGTCCGAGGAAGCGATCGATTTCATCACCCGATGTCTCGTGAAGGACCAAAC GAATCGTCTAACTGCCGAGGACGCGTTAAAACACAAGTGGATCAAGCGGAAACCACAGTACTATCCGACGAACCGGCGTCCGTCCATCCCCAACTTCAAGCAGATCCTGCTCGagaccaacaacaacaacaccaatgTGACGGTAGGCGAGAAAGAT AACAATGAAATCGACAAGGAAAACCTTAAAGACCTAGTCGGCAAATGGAACGACACGCCCAACAATCGGTACGCGTTCGAGCAGGACACGGAAAACATTATCGCACCTTCCGGCGAGTCGGTGCAGCTCCGAAGGCCAACGTTACCGGAAGTGAGCGGGCTGGCGAACGGTACATCCGGCAGCCGGAGAGGCAGCATAGCGCGGG AGGAAACTAACGACAACGACGAGGATAATGACGTAGAAAATGAGGCACCAAACGGAGGAGGCGGTATGGCGCCTACTAAGATTCAGCACAACAGTTACTACGATGGCAGCCCGAAGGAACAGCACGCAAGCTGGGAGCAGACTGCTTCCTCGCTTCAGTTAAACGACCATCCGACGATTGAGGCGGTGAAGTTACGGGAGGAGAACGTCAACAAGTGTATTGTCACCATTGAAAATGCAAATGATTCTTATCCGTCCactaacaagcaaacaaatgcaCCGGCTAGCGAGCGTAACGCAAgctttgacagctgtcagatGAGTGTAACGCCTAACGCTGCTCGTAGTAGCTTTGAGAGCGGCGTGAAGCATGAGGTTAGGTGTGGCGACCATAGCTCTAGCAGTAGTAGTATTTGCAGTAGTGATAGCAAAGCCAGTATTAGTAGCTTAAGCGATGGCTTGACGAGCGAACAAGCGACGGACACTAACAACCAACTTGCGTTTGCTAATGCACCCGAAAACGCGAACGGTGGACTCGAGCCGGCAGCGAGTTCCCCGGCTGCCCCTTGCTCTTCCTTGCTCCCGTGCTCACCTACTGATACCAAGGTTCACGTACACCACCGTACGTCCCTGTCCTCCGGTTTCTGCCTCTCTACAGATGGCGCGGACGGTGAGCCTACGAGCGATACAGGCGTTCCAAAACGAGACGTCTCGTCGGAGAGGGCACAGGAATCGGCAGCCCAGGAGTCGGTACCGACCTCCGAGCACCGGGATCAGGTACGTGACGATTTGCGTAAACTGTCCGATTTACTAAAGCTTTCCCTCACGACCACCACTACGGCGGTGAAGGACCCGGTAACGTCGCCCGTTTCGGCAGCGTCCGAGGGTGACGCGGAGGCGTCCAGTTCCGCGTCCATCGCATCTTCCACGTCCACCGTCGAGCTGGACAGCGATCTCGAGAACCTGAAGTCGAAGGTGAGCACGATGATCCGCACGTCGCGCGCGCAGAACAAACTGAACGAGCTCGCCCAGCGACCGGAGTTCCTCGCCAACGATCCTTTCAAGCTGCCCACGTTCCGCTTCCTGCCGAAGTCGATCAGTCTCTGCAACGACGACTCGGTGTTCAAGGAGAACTACACCAAGTTCTGCGATCGCAACAACGGTGGCTCGCAGTTGACGCAGCCGACGCTGCCGGAGGAGAAACCGGCACCGAAGTCCGAAAACGCCGTGCGGAAGAAATCCTCGACCGGTGGAATGTCgatgaggaagaaaaaagaaccccAGGAAACGTCGACGTCCACGTCCACCGTAACGACGACCACGTTCTCCAGCACCAGCTCGGGTAAGATCGCGTCCACAACCACCACGGTGCGGAAGACGATCGtcaagcagcagaaggtgtTGGACGTGGAGGACGTGAATTCGACAGAACCCCGGAAGTCTCTCGCTCCGACAAAGAGTCTCGACAGTTCGGCGTCATccacgacaacgacgacgacccaTGCCATCCTAACGCCTACCGCTTCGATCAAACGGACCAAGTTCCGCGTCAACCAGATGAGCAGTCGGGACGTTCCGGTGGCACCACTCAACTCCACCGTCGCCCGAAGGTACCTCGAACGCAGCGGCGTACTGGGAACGTCCAAGGATCAACCAGAAGCAGTAGGGAAGATGCACCTGCACCCCAGCTCGGCTGCTGCCGACGACTCCGTGACGGCGAACAACCTGCGCAACAGTGCCCTCAAGCTACGCAGCCTTTCCGTCGACTGGGACGCGGTGGACGTGGCGGTCGAGAACCGCTCGATGAAGACGATCAACAGCTTCCTGAAGCGGCATGCCGTTGCCAGCTCGGCCGTGCGACAGATACAGGCACAGCTCGAGGCAACCATTACGACGCACAAGTGA